In Rhopalosiphum padi isolate XX-2018 chromosome 3, ASM2088224v1, whole genome shotgun sequence, the genomic stretch GAGCGTGGCCTACCGCATCACATGATACCGTTCGTTTTTGGTTATCAGGTGTTACCGATCCTTTGAAATTATATTCAGTTGCTGATACTGTGAGGGATTTAGggatattttttaagttgtaaatTTGTGTCAGTAAATTATACAtccatgttattattaaattaaaaaaatttatgataGCCAAATCTGGGAATCAAGTTGAACACTTTTGAACAAAATGTACAAAGAAAGGATTGTTGTaggttattaatttcaaaatttaagataaattcaatttgtcttttaataggttttttaagtaaatttttcaattatttctacGCTTTCgtcattttgtaataattttatgagcATATTGTCTGCAGCTTGTTAAACTGATAATAAAGTTATCCCATTGATCATCGGTTTTTCTGGataaagttgttttaaaattttggcTCGTTTTTATAAGTTTGAAAAGTTACACTATCTCGGAGTAATGCAAAAATTAGGCACCATAATgtactttaattataaaagttgcATATTCATTACTATCACAATATACTACTGCTAAAATTTGTAATACAGAATCAAAATCACAGGTATTTGAAAGTACAAAGTTTTCACCGTCTAGTTGAATGGACTTAAATTCCGAGTGGcttctattttttataagtccaataatatttgttttagctTTAGAATCTAAATTTCTTAGTAAAATCTCTCGATTTAGTGTCAattatgttgatttattttttttaagattaatgaataactaatatattaccCCAAATCTCTTCTGAAGTATCTTAAGTTTCCAAAAACGGTATTGTGTGCATTTCTGTGATTGTACGCGGGGGttgattgtaaatttttttttttaatcctcttttaaaattttattaatatagaaatcGAAATTGCTCAAATTGTCATTTGTTCTTATTGTGtctatttcattattatcagctttattatttattacttcatAATTTGTTACTCCACAATTTATTGGAGGTATATTTTGAGGAGATCGGTTCATCTCAGTGTCTTCAAGTggaatttcatttatttaagcGTTCATCAATTCTCATTTGACATGCTGTTGACGTGTTTCAGGACCCGATTACAtacattacatacatttaataccAGAATTGCAACAGCTggtatgaaatacatattatcatggTCGCCGATCTGATCACATACTTCAATTTGACATTgtgaaaatttcataaaatgaacTTATCGTGTTGGTTAAATTATAGCTGTATTCAAAAACTCTCCAGTTCTTCAATATTGTCTTcgttgttttcatttaaatatggtTCTATAACTCCTGTCGAAATTCTTTGTCGtccattttcaccaaatgtgtTATGACCATTTTTCAAATAACCATCAGTCTTGCTATAAATTAGCCAAAAGAAACATATTAAAAGTTGTTTTATATCTTCTGTATCATCAGATAAGATCACCTGAGCTACTCTAcgaattattaaatcttttaatatcTTATCAACTAAATTGAGTGACTTCCAAGCAGTaacaagttttataatatgGGCTACATCACATCTAACAAAACATGTCGATGAATCTTATTGCATACTAAAAAGTAATTGGAAACAAGCacttatgtaattaattaaattaaattatattgtgtaaatgCTCTTACGACTGCGGCTAATAATGCTAACGACATGTCTGTTATGACTTGTTTTGGGCATGAAGATTCGTCTCGAATCCATTCTATTAACCAAttgtaaattgaattattatcatgCTTCTCAGATAACATGTGAGTTGCCGAATATTATACCTTAATGGATTTgtcatgtatttttttaaaaaaactgcaTTTCTAGGTTGGTACGATACCTATCCAagaggttaggttaggtttccCATTGGGATCGTACCATTTAGAAACACTGTAGTCGTACTACAGTGACAATAATAAGCACTGTTTATATAgattcaaaataaaaagtagTGATCCATCGACACGTATTAATAGCTGAccttaataattgtttgataacaaaataaatgtgggtaccaaaaatatttttattcattttatgatATGTTTTTCCGTTTGATTGAggtgtatattatgatttatgggaTAAAAAAATAGCTTTCCGTTTTATCAAGGGTTTAATGTTATGTTAAGTTATAGAAATCTTACGAGAGTCTAATACAATTCCGCATAGAGCAGGATTCCGTTTTATCGAGGATCCAAATAAGACaaaatttactgtaatatatgtatttttatctttttaacaCTGTATTATACCACCACttagttaggttaggtataaaaaatatttattaaatacggactataattgatatttatgtttttctttACAGATGCCTATTAATAGACGTTTAAGatcatttaatgaaaattggcgtatacaatttttaagacCACTTGATATGGCCGAAGCTGGTTTTTTATACTTAGGCAGTAATGATCAAGTGAGATGTAATAAATGCCTGAAAGAGTTTTTTGATTGGACACAGGGTGATGATCCGTTACAGCTACATGCTAGTCTCTCTCCAAATTGTCCATTTATTAATGAAACTGTaagtaaaaatctaataaatttaatatatttgtaatgtttTCTTTCTATTTACAGTTGGCTACAGTTAATGGTCGTTTGAAAACCTTTAATAACTGGCCCATCAATTTTTTAACACCTCTTAAATTGGCCGAAGCTGGTCTTTTTTACTTGGGCAGTGATGATAATGTGAAATGTAATAAATGCAAGATAGAATTTATTGATTGGACACTGGGTAAAGATCCGTTACAACTACACGCGCGTCTCTCTCCAAATTGTccatttattaatgaaattgtaagtaaaaatcttataaatttaatatatttgtaatattttatttctatttacagTTGGCTACAGTTGATGGtcgtttaaaaacatttaataactgGCCCATCATTTGTTTAAGACCTCGTAAAATGGCTGAAGCTGGATTTTTCTACACGGGCAATAAGGATTGTGTACAATGTTTTAAATGCTGTAAATCTTTTTATTCATGGAAAGAAGATTATGTTCCAGTACTTGAACATCGTCGTCATAATCCAGATTGTTCATATATTCAAAGATACGGaggtaaatatcaaataaattaaatatttttgtaatttgatatAGAATTAAAGTAATAGATtttgaagtaaatattttgtatatttaataacaaaattataactgaaaaatTATCTTGTAaagataactaatatattaattacataattctaACAAATTtccacattattataaatttgatattaagatcagtaacaaattttaatattttttttttgaaaaatattttcactaatATATGTGAAAAGCAAATTAACAAACATCATTTTTTTAcgattagtattataaaattgttaaaaacttctttaatttgattataaatctaattatatttaattataaagtaaaattttaaggacatttcattttttatgatgtaaattgtctgataaaaaaatgtttaatatactttattttttcacggtactttaaatcattttataatttattcatatttttagaagtGTATGATATGAGTGGTATTTACGATCCTTCAATTTATCATCTCCAGTCTAATGAACGGGCAAAAAGAATTGAAGATTTGTTAAATTCTGAgggtattatacaaaaattaaaacctcTTAATGACAATACAATGGTCACCTTCAATGCACGCTtggaaacattttataattgccCGAGAACCTTGAAACaagattttaatattctatctaAAGCGGGATTTTTTTATTCaggtgaaattataataatatttataataataatagaactttgatttaaatgtttaatacatttttaggcaATGGTCAAACTGATTTTATGACTTGTTTCTTTTGCGCTGAAATTTTATCTCATTGGACTGATGATGATCAACCGTGGACAGAACATGCCAAATGGTCTAAAACTTGTAGTcatcttttattaaataaaggcaAAAGCTTTGTGGACCAAGTATATGATGTGGAAAATGACGTCATAAAATCCAACCAactagtaattaaataattttattagtttagaaataatattaaaaaattaccttaCACTTTATTTATAGGAGTTATTCAAGATGATTACGGAACAGAAAAATACTTACATTCTCGGcactaaaatgaaaatacagacaacaaaaaagtatgttttatttGAATCGGTACAATtagtttaacatatattttttagtattaaaatgattttaacattttatttttatagacacaGTAATGGGTTACAAATTACTAAAACTTTATCTGGTAAAAACCAACAGCATCTTTCTCAAATGATAGATCCTAATTATGTACCAGATTGTATGCTTTGCAAGATTTGCtatgaagaaaaaattaaagtgATTTTTGTTCCTTGTGGTCATGCGATTTCCTGCATTGAATGCGCTTTTTCACTCGAACATTGCGCTCTATGTAGACATCCATTCTCAAAtgtaataagaatatatttgtttatggaTACAGTAAATGATAAAGATCTCAAACTGGTCCCGTGCAGTTCCAAAATGTCTTCCAACAACACATTAAATCTTATGATTTGCAAAGTATGTCATCAAGAAGAAATGGCAGCGGTATTTTTACCATGTAGACATGTCTACACTTGTGTTGAATGTGCGAAAGAAATGGATGACTGCCCTATATGTGCGGAAAATGTCTTTGCCTTTATtcaattatacttataacttgtatttttatattaataatacttaatatatcgtttgtgtgtgtgtaataaattaggaatattatatcatgtatttaacccaactaaaataataattattttttaattccactacatttccattattttttttacatttatggtGATCTGAGCCGGCGAAACAAAATTCTCCCGGGCcagttaaaatttagatttcgCCACTGGCCATGTTTCCTATCTGGTAAGTACTGGTTGTTATGGTAATGGTATAGTAGGCGCaatttctttgaaaatatttttttcatttacttttTCCTAGTAGTTACggatttaaaaagttattgtaAATCGACTGGAACaccttatttactataattttctttatttaatttaaactggaAACACTAAAACGGTAGAAAATATTTTCCACTTCATCATTTTCAGAAATAGACCATTGTTTTGGATCTAGTAAGTCAAGACGGTAGTGTAATTCTATATGATTGTATATGTTCTCCTTTTGATATTTTACGTTTTGACTGTTTACATGTGATGAATTGATTGTTATCATCCGAttgatttcttaaattatttaacaaacctCTATAATATAGAGTCGAGtctacatatagtatatacctagttggcttgtattaatttgttttacatttctATTTTGAATgggaacatttttataaatatttcattcaatATCTAATGAAGCGTCGGCTAGTTCATGTCCAGGTTTGTTTACCATCGAATCAAATActctaattgttattttaatagcttTGTCGGTTTCTACAATAGTGATATTATGCCTTTGTGAATACTCTGATAATTTTCCTAGTACATCAAAAATGTCTGCCATTGCATTAAGATTACTAACAAATTTGATGCTAGAGATTGTTTATATCAACCCGTTgtatttctttctttctttcgaACCCCTTGTTAAATCGGTTGAAGcagatttaaaatgttaacaaagagctgaaaaattatttatgaagcaACAAACAGACAAAAATcttctcattttaaaattttttttttccaaataacttattacttatattattttacttattttggtGATtggtgatataaataatatactatattatccataaatattttaaaatgatttataactttatttttctcacgttatttatagattaaagcaatgtaaaataatgaagtttggaatcatttttttttaagtttaattgatACTCCCATAAGTTTTTCCCTAACCATTACGAAAGCTTCATCGCACGCAAAATTTTGCACGATGGTTCTTCAATACCGTTTTTATCTGTTTTTTCAGattgttgtaatatatttgtataaatctgGCTTTGAAATACGTAATTTTTTTCACCAAATAAttctaattgtattatttttttacatgctATACatcataacttattattttctacaatctacaataaatcaattatatgatgatttaaaaCTGTTATACTGACTTTTATTCGAGACGGTTGGATTTTTTTGGATTTGAATCAGAATTTTGATTGTTTTCGACAATCGTTTCAGCAGATTCTAATGCTACTTTTTTATTAGGCTTTTCTGTTTCTGAGTAATAGCTCAGACGTTCGttgatcaaatttaatataaacaaactcataaattgtattatattaaacaaaacacGTACATGGCATATCacacatataatacacatatgcTGAGTCGCCGACCGCAGCaagatacatattaaattagttttgacATTGTCAGCTCtttgtatcaaaattattagatatatataaagatacagATAGTCGAAAGACAGCTTTCAGAGTACGGTATAGAGTCtatactatagactatagataaGTGACTGTAAGCACGGGCTTAGTTATTGTGTAAGTAAGTATTTgcattttcgaaaatattattttctataaaaagaattattaataactgttaTTCCCTTAATTGTGATAGTGTCAGAAATGTCTTACCAATtagaaattttcattattttttcaaatattaacttCATATTTTTCCTATCTAGAACCCCTTAAATTCTTTGAAATGATTTAAACTAAAACATTTGTTTGTTGTCATTCAGTCCATTTTATAGGAAGTCAAATGTgctatatttttaagaaggttAAAAACCATCAACTTTAAACGAGTCCACAAATTTTTTTCACccaaaatttcttattttatctaAACGTAACATGATTGCgaacaaatattaatgaaacGTACCCAAAATGACTGCTTTTAAAAGCGAAGaataatgttacaataaaaacgatcttaataatattataatattgttatgttatcgTCTGTCAATATAATGCGTAAAATATCTaagacaaaaatttaaaatattgaaaaaatataataacaaagtaAGAATTTCAATATCGATTTTCTTAtcacttatcatattataatgatatggcGCGTTTCGTCACCGACTCGATTGGTCTTCTGACGACAATGCTACCAGGTTGATACCATATTGAGGTGGGAGTTGGTCGGGCGATGTAGGACCAGTTTCGGCAGTAACTACTAACTACAACAGTTTTCCTCGGCACAATCGTTTTGCAGGTCGTTTTCCTATCAGCTTGTTCCGTAACAGCATCCAACCCTCCGACCATTCTCCACACTGTCAACAACACACCACCGCCATCATACCGCAAGCGTGTACTCATAATAAGTACTAATTTATGTATAACGTAGTCAACAGTGTGCGTATTTAATCACGTCGTTCaggtgaatataataatattattattaccgggataatttatacataattatgattataataatatactattgaatatcgtgtagataaaatattaatggcatttttgtttttctcagCGCCTGAGCTGTAGCATTTTCGTATACGCCGCTAATTCATTGTCCTAAACTACGAGATAACCATTTCAGGTAAgaataactatgtataatattttatgtgtatttatgtatagataatgATCTGTAATCATACAactgtagtttttaaatttgtaaaatcattaaattatgttacCAAGTTCATCGTTTCAAATCTCTTAaggttataactattaatatccACATTAACATTATTCCTTGCAATTATTGTTTAGTATGActactgtttaattttaaaatacctccTATTGATTACATGCAAACATTACAAATCAATTAGTAATATTGGAATGtcacagtattataattatctatctaTAGTTCAAGTTTGAACCACATAAAAAACTtacaattagaaaaattaaagttttgtatctattattaatttgatggtCATTTTTACtggtaatatgtaaaaattattatgcacacattgtacattataaatattattttgtttaaactgTTCTAACTAATCTTTTGTTGATAATTTTCtttctgaaatattttaatatttaattttaaaactcttTTCTGTAACTGTTAACAGCATACAATCGCATCAATATGAATCCTGAAAATCATGTATGGCCTACATTGAAATCTCATCGATTTGTAGGTAAGTGTACGAATAAACATGAAAAGCCATCTTATTGCGAGTAATCTACTATATATATCTGTTACTGTGAAAGTCCGCAATTGGTGAGTGCTGACAGTCACCGGTTAATGTCGTCATACACCAAAGTCATTGGTGAATGTTggcatattgattaaatttgtacTGTTTGTAAACATTTACTAGCGAATGTTGAAATTTATATGAAGATATTAGTGAATGTTGGTAATGCCGATATTATTTAATCTGATCTTATCTAAAAttctagtacctacctacacaaGATGTAATTGCAAAACAAAGTGCACCACAAAATTGTGGTTGTAGAAATGATGGCATTTTATGCAGTTCAAAATTTCATGACAGTTTGTCGTGTTGCAATAAGTAGAACAT encodes the following:
- the LOC132924705 gene encoding putative inhibitor of apoptosis — translated: MPINRRLRSFNENWRIQFLRPLDMAEAGFLYLGSNDQVRCNKCLKEFFDWTQGDDPLQLHASLSPNCPFINETLATVNGRLKTFNNWPINFLTPLKLAEAGLFYLGSDDNVKCNKCKIEFIDWTLGKDPLQLHARLSPNCPFINEILATVDGRLKTFNNWPIICLRPRKMAEAGFFYTGNKDCVQCFKCCKSFYSWKEDYVPVLEHRRHNPDCSYIQRYGEVYDMSGIYDPSIYHLQSNERAKRIEDLLNSEGIIQKLKPLNDNTMVTFNARLETFYNCPRTLKQDFNILSKAGFFYSGNGQTDFMTCFFCAEILSHWTDDDQPWTEHAKWSKTCSHLLLNKGKSFVDQVYDVENDVIKSNQLELFKMITEQKNTYILGTKMKIQTTKKHSNGLQITKTLSGKNQQHLSQMIDPNYVPDCMLCKICYEEKIKVIFVPCGHAISCIECAFSLEHCALCRHPFSNVIRIYLFMDTVNDKDLKLVPCSSKMSSNNTLNLMICKVCHQEEMAAVFLPCRHVYTCVECAKEMDDCPICAENVFAFIQLYL